Proteins co-encoded in one Paracrocinitomix mangrovi genomic window:
- a CDS encoding S8 family serine peptidase: protein MKIYYKLKSLFLLFAVLITSTVTAQKDDQLKLKSGNVILDKSSSLTYNMNELSGDRYFRIIQFNETPTQKIQNELAEKGIELMAYLPEHAFYAAIDKNVAADILNNYNVYAVSEVLPQFKLTPELADKKYPDWSLVGTDHIELTAISYPGVDSSVIKNKLTTIEAQTVLIKGNNIVKLIIPINKIDELYEIPEFFYFEPKDAPELPEGYDDVSNHRSNVLQNPLKITSGLSGAGVTIMLQDDGIIGPHIDYQGRIDHTATSNNGDHGDHVAGIIMGAGNLNPDAIGNAPGSALLVYSSGNSNYDFVPTLYEDEGVVITSKSYGNGLNNGYTSLASELDQQCRDYEALIHVFSAGNSGTDDGGYGAGAGWGNITGGHKQGKNVIAVGNLSNTDDLANGSSRGPATDGRIKPDICAVGTSVFSTIDVNTYDIKSGTSMACPGVSGTLALLYEAYRNQNNGDNPDAALMKGAILNTAEDLGNPGPDFKYGWGRINAKRAHDLLMNNQYSFDYISMGENIPVSLDVPSGVKQVRIMLYWKDVAGTPSANPALVNDLDLKVITNEGTEVFPWVLNPTPNATLLNQNAQQGVDDLNNMEQVTIDNPSSGNYTVSVNGTDIPSGPQKFYVLYEYIFDDVVLTYPIGGETFVPGQSELIRWDAIADTGSYVIEYSTDGGQNWTQIAGSVPGDWRSYPWNPSVAGITGDARIRITYGASTDMSAADFSIIGQPQNLNVEWACPNAFNFSWDPVPGAIGYEVFLLGDEYMDSAGYVTTNNATVYASSTQTQWYSVRAYGPNGAIGKRAVAEQKSPGTFGCTMNPPSAFFTALCASVGSGSCMRFEDLSTNAGQGAAWEWFFPGGSPSYSTDEKPLICYDGEGTYDVTLVVKNGVGVDTVSSLGYVVIADGVDSPINEDFEEGVLKNNWTVSNDGNGINWEIDNAVSMNNYGTHSIKFNNQLTDTTAVFSEFQTSQTDLSEDVIYALSFDIAYAGGGTNADSLRVYATNNCGDSRTLLYKAGGDELATVPFDINFKPEYGDWKRIVNSLEEMYGNTSVSFIFESESYQGNTIYVDNINVQVSEENFSQYELTVFPNPFGDSFNISGLEEGEDVEIRIIAMNGDIVMEKTFNAWEGLITVYTQGLANGVYFLRVLSPSKTHKEKIIKVN from the coding sequence ATGAAAATTTACTACAAATTGAAGTCGCTATTTCTACTATTCGCCGTTCTAATTACGTCCACTGTTACAGCACAGAAGGATGATCAGTTGAAACTAAAATCCGGGAACGTAATTCTTGATAAATCTTCTTCGCTCACCTATAATATGAACGAATTAAGCGGAGACAGATATTTTAGAATTATTCAATTCAACGAAACTCCAACTCAAAAAATTCAAAATGAATTAGCAGAAAAGGGAATTGAATTAATGGCCTATTTACCAGAACACGCGTTTTATGCAGCTATTGATAAAAATGTTGCGGCAGATATCTTGAATAATTACAATGTTTATGCGGTAAGTGAGGTATTACCTCAATTCAAACTGACACCGGAATTAGCAGACAAAAAATATCCGGATTGGTCCCTTGTTGGAACAGATCATATTGAACTAACAGCTATTTCTTATCCAGGAGTAGATTCTAGTGTTATCAAAAACAAATTAACCACTATTGAAGCCCAAACTGTACTAATTAAGGGAAACAATATTGTTAAACTTATCATACCAATTAATAAGATAGATGAGTTATATGAAATTCCTGAGTTCTTTTATTTTGAACCAAAGGATGCTCCTGAACTTCCAGAAGGTTATGATGATGTAAGTAATCACAGGTCAAATGTTTTACAAAATCCATTAAAAATCACAAGTGGATTAAGTGGTGCGGGAGTAACAATTATGCTGCAAGATGATGGTATTATTGGACCTCACATAGATTATCAAGGTAGAATTGATCACACTGCAACTTCTAATAATGGGGATCACGGAGATCATGTTGCTGGTATTATTATGGGTGCTGGAAACTTGAATCCAGACGCTATTGGAAATGCACCCGGTTCAGCATTACTCGTTTATTCATCAGGGAATTCTAATTATGATTTTGTTCCAACCCTTTATGAAGATGAAGGGGTTGTAATTACATCCAAAAGTTATGGAAATGGTCTCAATAATGGATATACAAGTTTGGCAAGCGAATTAGATCAGCAATGCAGAGATTATGAAGCTCTCATTCATGTTTTTTCTGCAGGTAATTCAGGAACGGATGACGGAGGTTATGGTGCCGGAGCAGGCTGGGGAAATATTACCGGAGGTCACAAACAAGGTAAAAATGTAATTGCGGTTGGAAATCTTTCAAATACAGATGATCTGGCAAACGGAAGTAGCCGGGGACCAGCAACAGATGGAAGGATTAAACCAGACATTTGTGCAGTTGGAACTAGCGTATTTTCAACAATTGATGTGAATACATATGATATAAAATCAGGAACTTCAATGGCTTGCCCCGGAGTTTCAGGTACTTTGGCTTTATTATATGAAGCATACAGAAACCAAAATAATGGAGATAATCCAGATGCGGCATTGATGAAAGGCGCCATATTAAACACTGCAGAGGATCTTGGAAATCCAGGACCTGATTTTAAATATGGCTGGGGAAGAATAAATGCCAAGCGTGCACATGACTTATTGATGAATAATCAATACAGCTTTGATTACATTTCAATGGGCGAGAATATACCAGTTTCACTTGATGTTCCATCAGGAGTTAAACAAGTGAGAATAATGCTTTATTGGAAAGATGTTGCAGGTACACCTAGTGCAAATCCGGCATTGGTGAATGATTTAGATTTAAAAGTGATTACTAATGAGGGAACCGAAGTATTTCCATGGGTTTTAAATCCTACTCCAAATGCAACTTTATTGAATCAAAATGCTCAGCAAGGTGTAGACGATTTAAACAACATGGAGCAAGTTACTATTGATAATCCTTCAAGTGGTAATTATACCGTAAGTGTGAATGGTACAGACATTCCAAGTGGGCCACAAAAATTTTATGTTTTGTATGAATACATTTTTGATGATGTAGTACTTACCTACCCAATTGGTGGAGAAACTTTTGTTCCTGGTCAATCAGAATTAATTCGTTGGGATGCAATTGCAGATACCGGATCCTATGTAATTGAATATTCAACAGATGGTGGTCAAAATTGGACTCAAATAGCAGGTTCAGTTCCCGGAGACTGGAGAAGTTACCCTTGGAATCCTTCGGTTGCCGGAATTACCGGAGATGCTAGAATAAGAATTACTTATGGAGCTTCAACAGATATGAGCGCAGCAGATTTTTCAATAATTGGTCAACCTCAAAACTTAAATGTGGAATGGGCCTGTCCTAATGCTTTCAATTTTAGTTGGGATCCTGTGCCTGGTGCAATTGGTTATGAAGTATTTTTATTGGGTGATGAATACATGGATTCTGCCGGCTACGTAACTACCAATAATGCCACAGTTTATGCAAGTTCAACTCAAACGCAATGGTATTCTGTAAGGGCATACGGACCAAATGGAGCCATAGGTAAAAGAGCTGTTGCCGAACAAAAATCACCTGGCACTTTCGGGTGTACCATGAATCCTCCTTCTGCTTTCTTTACAGCTTTATGTGCAAGTGTTGGTTCAGGCTCATGTATGAGGTTTGAAGATTTATCTACAAACGCAGGTCAAGGAGCAGCATGGGAATGGTTTTTCCCTGGAGGTTCCCCTTCATACTCAACTGATGAAAAACCTTTAATATGTTATGATGGAGAAGGTACATATGATGTAACCTTGGTTGTTAAAAATGGTGTTGGTGTGGATACAGTTTCTTCCTTAGGATATGTTGTCATTGCTGATGGTGTAGACTCTCCAATTAATGAAGATTTTGAAGAAGGCGTTTTAAAAAACAATTGGACAGTTAGCAATGACGGAAATGGTATCAATTGGGAGATTGACAATGCAGTGAGCATGAATAATTATGGCACACATTCTATTAAGTTTAATAATCAATTGACAGATACTACTGCTGTATTCAGTGAATTTCAAACAAGTCAGACTGACCTTTCAGAGGATGTGATTTATGCGTTAAGCTTTGATATTGCTTATGCAGGTGGAGGAACCAATGCGGACAGTTTACGTGTTTATGCAACAAACAATTGTGGAGATAGCAGAACATTACTTTATAAAGCCGGAGGTGATGAACTAGCCACTGTTCCATTTGATATCAATTTTAAACCTGAATATGGAGATTGGAAAAGGATAGTAAACTCTTTAGAAGAAATGTATGGGAACACTTCTGTTAGTTTCATTTTTGAAAGCGAATCATACCAGGGAAATACGATTTATGTCGACAATATTAACGTACAGGTTTCAGAAGAGAACTTTTCACAGTATGAACTAACTGTTTTCCCTAATCCATTTGGAGATTCTTTTAATATAAGTGGATTAGAAGAAGGGGAAGATGTTGAGATTAGAATTATCGCAATGAATGGTGACATTGTGATGGAAAAAACTTTCAATGCCTGGGAAGGACTTATTACTGTTTACACGCAAGGACTAGCAAATGGTGTTTATTTCTTGAGAGTTTTAAGCCCATCTAAAACCCATAAAGAAAAAATTATTAAAGTGAATTAG
- a CDS encoding DUF1987 domain-containing protein, with amino-acid sequence MENLVIKGSDKTPHFNMQPNGNISFGGVSMPEDAADFYFRIIDWISDYYRNPSTKTDITVSFKYLNSSSSSMIFKIFHCLNNLHITGKTRVKCYWYYEKSDEMMKNYIERVMTYAEDIDFKVYPTDNILDAQAS; translated from the coding sequence ATGGAGAATTTAGTAATAAAAGGCTCCGATAAAACTCCCCATTTCAATATGCAACCCAATGGGAACATTAGCTTTGGTGGGGTTTCAATGCCTGAAGATGCGGCAGATTTTTATTTTAGAATTATTGATTGGATATCTGACTACTACCGGAATCCAAGCACTAAAACAGACATAACCGTATCTTTTAAATATCTTAACTCGAGTAGTTCAAGCATGATTTTTAAAATTTTTCATTGTTTGAATAATTTGCACATAACTGGAAAAACAAGAGTAAAGTGTTATTGGTATTATGAGAAGTCGGACGAAATGATGAAGAATTATATTGAAAGAGTTATGACATATGCTGAGGATATTGACTTTAAAGTTTATCCTACGGACAATATTTTAGATGCTCAAGCTTCTTGA
- a CDS encoding caspase family protein, whose amino-acid sequence MRNYFHFLLLMYSMLLSINAKSQDEEVNVVIATGINLSQAQAFSPDNKIVAQALYNTITFWDVKTGRMLRKANYTNGLTQVTDTIWFSEDSKKLIVGLAVSNDVFEMDCATGKSTLVKGPPFDYSTYKYIQPIRTSSSLHLYSGSKENLKFPSPDGKSELIYKVIKNPLGNSNVMPNAFEIYVKSGNKMSDPLDTVYYAMFSFSNDSRYVFLEEDIVDLESGRIVSSLVKVPYSGKSIMFLPGTKTPVTSGVNNIRIWDFPDMVDIPIEGMVNFMPIHNSSLVVAETFDIEKEERTFFIVDLTKKKRVSKRVRTNLTGYLYDVSPDGKRYSFIEINKASVDAPVTYQLSICDIDNNKVDRVIKNTTKVLFTADPNIVIIDSIGSYNRKLNLTTGETKLFPDMENAIGSAAYQVSDNHKYLMGTNGIGQDEEGNYLNDVYIWNIETEEVVFKTTIPGINISGFNLSKDEQYVVLSTSHKFDILVYNFKTGEKVHTLSAHNAIVDINRFSDDGTRLISSALDGTRRIWNLEKGHEMVSLINTGPKDFAIVTPNQYYYATKGAKKMIHFVKGLQIYPFGQFDLKYNRPDIIIKDMEASNQGLVKPFYYAYQKRLKRLGFTEEMLDGSFHMPSAEIVNKESIPVTTKTGTIKLNIAANDEQFNLDRLIVRVNEVPIHGKDGVSLRNKKLSKYNNELDIVLSEGKNVIEVSVLNEKGVESIPSNAVIDYEPEQSTKPNLYLYTLGVSEYEQADFNLNYAAKDASDIQQLYSSTKDVFNQVISKKMTNEGVTLESLQAIKDELMNTNVDDVVCLFFAGHGILDVELNYFLASHDIDFKDPGTRGIPYEAFEDILDDIPARKKLIMIDACHSGEIDKEEVALIESEGQNQTEEGDVTFRAVTSTTLQQVGLSNSFELMKELFNDVRKSSGTVIISSAGGMEYAMEGGDWNNGVFTYSFLNGIQNMKADLDQDGVIMLSEMNNYIRDEVFRLTNGKQQPTNRAEVLDQDWRIW is encoded by the coding sequence ATGAGAAATTACTTTCACTTTTTATTATTGATGTATTCAATGTTGTTGAGCATTAATGCCAAATCACAAGATGAAGAGGTTAATGTTGTTATTGCAACAGGAATAAATTTATCACAAGCCCAGGCGTTTAGTCCGGATAATAAAATTGTAGCGCAAGCCTTGTATAATACAATTACATTTTGGGATGTTAAAACCGGTAGAATGCTCAGAAAAGCTAACTATACAAATGGTTTAACTCAAGTTACAGATACTATTTGGTTTTCAGAAGACAGTAAAAAGTTGATAGTTGGATTGGCTGTTTCAAATGATGTATTTGAGATGGATTGTGCTACCGGAAAATCAACCCTTGTTAAAGGACCTCCATTTGACTATTCTACTTATAAATACATTCAACCTATTAGAACAAGTTCTTCACTTCATCTATACAGTGGAAGTAAAGAGAATTTGAAGTTTCCTTCTCCGGATGGGAAAAGTGAATTGATCTATAAAGTCATAAAAAATCCATTAGGTAATTCAAATGTGATGCCTAACGCATTTGAAATCTATGTGAAAAGTGGAAATAAAATGTCTGATCCTTTGGACACCGTTTATTATGCCATGTTCTCTTTCAGCAATGATTCAAGATACGTTTTTTTAGAAGAGGATATTGTTGATTTAGAAAGTGGTAGGATAGTAAGTAGCTTGGTGAAAGTGCCCTATTCTGGGAAATCAATAATGTTTTTACCGGGTACAAAAACGCCCGTAACTTCTGGCGTAAATAATATTCGTATTTGGGATTTTCCGGATATGGTAGATATTCCAATTGAAGGAATGGTAAATTTTATGCCTATTCACAATAGTAGCCTTGTTGTAGCGGAAACTTTTGATATTGAAAAGGAGGAAAGAACATTTTTCATTGTTGACCTAACAAAGAAAAAAAGAGTAAGTAAAAGAGTGCGTACTAATCTTACCGGATACTTATATGATGTCTCACCTGATGGGAAAAGATACAGTTTTATTGAAATTAATAAAGCCTCTGTTGACGCTCCTGTGACGTACCAACTTAGTATTTGTGATATTGATAATAATAAGGTTGACAGGGTAATAAAGAATACAACTAAGGTTTTGTTTACTGCTGATCCAAACATTGTAATTATTGATTCAATAGGATCTTACAACAGAAAATTAAACCTTACAACCGGTGAAACTAAATTGTTTCCGGACATGGAAAATGCAATTGGTTCAGCAGCATATCAAGTATCTGACAACCACAAATACCTTATGGGGACAAATGGGATAGGTCAGGATGAGGAAGGTAATTATTTGAATGACGTATATATCTGGAATATTGAAACAGAAGAAGTTGTATTTAAAACAACTATTCCCGGTATTAATATCTCAGGATTCAATTTGAGTAAAGATGAGCAATACGTTGTCTTGTCAACATCTCACAAATTTGACATTCTTGTTTACAATTTCAAAACAGGTGAAAAGGTACATACACTTTCAGCACATAACGCAATTGTAGATATCAATAGGTTTTCAGATGACGGAACTCGTCTTATTTCTTCAGCTTTAGATGGTACAAGAAGAATTTGGAATCTTGAAAAGGGACATGAAATGGTGAGTTTAATCAATACAGGTCCAAAAGATTTTGCCATTGTAACTCCAAATCAATATTACTATGCTACGAAAGGAGCAAAGAAGATGATCCACTTTGTGAAAGGTTTACAGATTTATCCTTTCGGTCAATTCGATTTAAAGTATAACCGTCCTGATATTATTATAAAAGACATGGAGGCTAGTAACCAGGGATTAGTAAAACCTTTCTACTATGCTTATCAAAAAAGATTGAAAAGGCTAGGGTTTACTGAAGAAATGTTAGATGGATCTTTCCATATGCCTTCTGCAGAAATTGTAAACAAAGAGAGTATTCCTGTGACAACTAAAACCGGAACAATTAAACTAAATATTGCAGCAAATGATGAGCAGTTTAATTTGGACAGGTTAATTGTACGTGTCAATGAGGTTCCAATTCATGGTAAAGATGGAGTGAGTTTGAGAAATAAAAAACTGTCAAAGTATAACAACGAGTTAGATATCGTTTTATCTGAAGGGAAAAACGTTATTGAAGTGAGTGTGTTAAATGAAAAAGGGGTAGAGTCAATTCCTTCTAATGCAGTGATTGATTACGAACCTGAGCAGTCTACAAAACCTAATCTTTACCTTTATACATTGGGGGTTTCAGAATATGAACAGGCTGATTTTAATCTGAACTACGCAGCCAAAGACGCGTCTGATATTCAACAATTGTATTCTTCAACCAAGGATGTCTTTAATCAGGTGATTTCAAAGAAAATGACAAATGAGGGAGTAACCTTAGAATCTTTGCAAGCCATTAAAGATGAGCTAATGAATACAAATGTAGATGATGTGGTATGTTTGTTTTTTGCTGGGCATGGAATTCTTGATGTTGAACTGAATTACTTTTTAGCTTCTCATGATATTGATTTTAAAGATCCCGGAACAAGAGGAATTCCTTATGAAGCATTTGAAGATATTTTGGATGACATCCCAGCCAGAAAAAAGTTGATCATGATTGATGCATGTCACTCAGGTGAAATTGATAAAGAAGAAGTTGCGTTAATTGAAAGCGAAGGTCAAAACCAAACTGAAGAAGGAGATGTGACATTTAGAGCAGTTACTTCAACTACATTACAGCAAGTTGGCTTAAGTAATAGCTTTGAGTTAATGAAAGAGTTGTTCAATGATGTAAGAAAATCTTCAGGAACAGTGATCATTTCTTCGGCAGGTGGAATGGAGTACGCCATGGAAGGTGGTGATTGGAATAATGGAGTATTCACTTATTCATTTTTAAATGGAATTCAAAACATGAAAGCTGATCTGGACCAGGATGGTGTAATCATGTTAAGTGAAATGAACAATTACATCCGAGATGAAGTATTCCGTTTAACAAATGGTAAACAACAGCCTACTAATAGGGCAGAGGTGCTTGATCAAGATTGGAGAATCTGGTAA
- a CDS encoding energy transducer TonB translates to MLKQVLFTFIVVIAFTQTTLANDFPPDTSKSEMVYDMPEQMPEFPGGSDAMERFIIDNIKYPPLAKEKRIQGKVYVQFIVEKDGQLTEIKIRRGAHELLDQEAIRVIKLMPEWKPGSMRGRTVRTRYTVPITFALS, encoded by the coding sequence ATGCTTAAGCAAGTTTTATTTACATTTATTGTGGTCATAGCCTTTACTCAAACTACCTTGGCCAACGATTTTCCACCGGATACTTCAAAATCTGAAATGGTGTATGATATGCCAGAACAAATGCCTGAATTTCCAGGTGGATCAGATGCCATGGAAAGATTTATTATTGACAATATCAAATATCCTCCACTGGCAAAAGAAAAGAGAATTCAAGGAAAAGTTTACGTGCAGTTTATTGTTGAAAAAGATGGACAGTTGACAGAGATTAAAATTAGACGTGGAGCCCATGAATTACTTGATCAAGAAGCAATAAGGGTCATTAAATTAATGCCAGAGTGGAAACCTGGATCAATGAGAGGAAGAACTGTAAGAACAAGATACACGGTTCCTATTACCTTTGCACTATCATAA
- a CDS encoding energy transducer TonB, translated as MKKIITILLLFIGSLSFAQNEVHNVVDVYPEFVGGQEAMLKYFDQNLQYPETAKASNVEGMVHYTFVVNADGSISDLTLISGVNAELDAEAKRLIEEMPAWTPGKKDGQNVRTLMRLPVDFKL; from the coding sequence ATGAAGAAAATTATTACAATCCTTTTATTATTCATTGGTTCATTGAGTTTTGCTCAAAATGAAGTACACAATGTTGTAGATGTATATCCTGAATTTGTAGGTGGTCAGGAAGCTATGCTCAAGTATTTTGATCAAAACTTGCAGTATCCTGAAACGGCGAAAGCCAGCAATGTGGAAGGAATGGTGCATTATACATTTGTTGTTAATGCAGATGGAAGCATTTCTGATTTAACTTTGATAAGTGGAGTGAATGCCGAATTGGATGCTGAAGCCAAAAGATTAATTGAAGAAATGCCCGCCTGGACTCCGGGTAAAAAAGACGGCCAAAATGTTCGGACTTTAATGAGACTTCCTGTAGATTTCAAACTTTAA
- a CDS encoding TonB family protein produces MKNLFPLLVLLSFSCFAQNNVQTDTIYYGKELNVDSLKKLINSEDDPLEIQDELIEEEQIVELGGAADPEFPGGERALFDFIQNNLVYPDTSINMGHQGIVYIQFIVERDGAITNVNTLMGVDEFIDKAAEDVISKMPNWIPSCDNKECYRVRFTLPITFRLG; encoded by the coding sequence GTGAAAAACCTGTTTCCACTTTTAGTTTTGCTCAGCTTTAGCTGTTTTGCACAGAACAATGTGCAGACAGATACCATTTATTATGGTAAAGAGCTCAATGTAGATTCTTTGAAAAAGTTAATTAATTCAGAGGATGATCCTTTGGAGATTCAAGATGAATTGATTGAAGAAGAACAAATAGTTGAACTTGGAGGAGCGGCAGATCCCGAATTTCCTGGTGGAGAAAGAGCTCTATTTGATTTCATTCAAAATAATCTGGTGTATCCTGATACCTCAATTAATATGGGACATCAAGGGATTGTTTACATTCAATTTATTGTAGAAAGAGATGGTGCAATCACCAATGTGAATACCTTAATGGGAGTAGATGAATTTATTGATAAAGCAGCAGAGGATGTAATTAGTAAAATGCCAAATTGGATCCCTTCATGTGATAACAAGGAGTGTTATAGGGTAAGATTTACATTACCTATTACCTTTAGACTGGGATGA
- a CDS encoding energy transducer TonB, with protein MRLLMISILIFASNQLFAQLEEIDSMFIDIELEDLDSLKINEPENGLDQICLCLIDPEFPGGTDALASYIQNHINYDNIPSEAKGIVYVQFIIDEEGKVTAPEIVKGISNELDRVAIDVVASMPLWIPGSKGCKNVKFKYTLPVHFIPKA; from the coding sequence ATGAGATTATTAATGATTTCCATATTGATATTTGCTTCAAATCAACTGTTTGCCCAGCTTGAAGAAATAGATTCCATGTTTATTGATATTGAATTGGAAGATTTAGATTCATTGAAAATTAATGAACCTGAAAACGGACTAGATCAAATTTGTCTTTGTTTGATAGATCCTGAATTTCCTGGAGGAACAGATGCTCTTGCATCATACATTCAAAACCATATTAATTATGACAATATTCCTTCTGAAGCAAAAGGAATTGTTTATGTACAATTTATTATTGATGAAGAAGGTAAAGTGACGGCACCCGAAATAGTGAAAGGAATTAGTAATGAGTTGGATAGGGTAGCAATTGATGTAGTTGCAAGTATGCCTTTATGGATTCCCGGTTCCAAGGGATGTAAAAATGTAAAATTCAAATACACATTACCTGTTCATTTTATTCCCAAAGCGTAA
- a CDS encoding energy transducer TonB, whose amino-acid sequence MKLVISLLLALSSFYSIAQTEDFIVDFAEVDPQFPGGEDAMKNFINQNIEYPLKAQAEGEQGIVYVQFVVQKDGQIKDVKILRGVSENLDKAAAQVVKKMPKWTPGTQSGKKVSVRYTLPIHFKLNPGDQRKAKKKLRGNEKPESNPHVIDY is encoded by the coding sequence ATGAAACTAGTTATTAGCCTGTTATTGGCTTTGTCATCATTTTATAGCATTGCCCAAACTGAAGATTTTATTGTCGATTTTGCAGAAGTAGATCCTCAATTTCCGGGTGGGGAAGATGCCATGAAAAATTTCATCAATCAAAACATTGAATATCCTTTAAAGGCTCAAGCTGAAGGAGAGCAGGGAATTGTTTATGTTCAATTTGTTGTACAGAAAGATGGTCAGATTAAAGATGTTAAGATTCTAAGAGGTGTTTCTGAAAATTTGGATAAAGCTGCCGCTCAAGTGGTGAAAAAGATGCCTAAATGGACTCCGGGTACACAAAGTGGAAAAAAAGTGAGCGTAAGATATACTTTACCAATACACTTCAAATTAAATCCGGGTGACCAAAGAAAAGCGAAGAAAAAATTGAGAGGTAACGAAAAACCGGAGAGCAATCCTCATGTGATTGATTATTAA
- the trmD gene encoding tRNA (guanosine(37)-N1)-methyltransferase TrmD, translated as MRIDILTILPKLLEGPFNDSIMKRAQEKGLAEIHLHNIRDYSTHRQKSVDDYQYGGGAGMVMTIQPIADCIEKLQSERKYDEIIYMTPDGEVLDQGICNQMSSLKNIIIISGHYKGVDQRIRDIFVSKEISIGSYVLSGGELAAAVLTDAIVRLIPGVLNDETSALTDSFQDNLLAPPVYTRPEDYKGYKVPEILLSGNLPKIEEWRHEQSLKRTQEKRPDLLQGD; from the coding sequence ATGCGAATTGACATTTTAACCATATTACCTAAACTACTGGAAGGTCCTTTTAACGACTCTATTATGAAAAGAGCTCAAGAGAAAGGATTAGCAGAAATTCACCTACACAACATTCGCGATTACTCAACACACAGACAAAAAAGTGTAGACGACTACCAGTACGGTGGCGGAGCAGGTATGGTAATGACAATTCAACCAATTGCCGATTGCATTGAAAAACTCCAGTCAGAAAGAAAATATGATGAAATCATCTACATGACTCCGGACGGTGAAGTCTTAGATCAGGGGATTTGTAATCAAATGTCATCCTTGAAAAACATCATCATCATCAGTGGACATTACAAAGGAGTTGATCAACGCATCAGGGATATATTTGTCTCTAAAGAAATCTCAATAGGATCATACGTTCTTTCGGGAGGAGAATTAGCTGCAGCTGTATTAACAGACGCCATAGTAAGATTAATCCCAGGAGTATTGAATGATGAAACCTCTGCCCTAACCGATTCATTTCAAGACAATTTACTGGCTCCTCCGGTTTATACCAGACCAGAAGACTATAAAGGATATAAAGTTCCTGAAATTCTTTTGTCCGGCAACTTACCTAAGATTGAAGAATGGAGACATGAACAGAGTTTAAAGAGAACTCAAGAAAAAAGACCTGATCTATTGCAAGGAGATTAA
- the menA gene encoding 1,4-dihydroxy-2-naphthoate octaprenyltransferase: MSKTKAWISAMRLRTLPLSFSVIIVGNGLAYSLYGKMLSSMFGTKSGSFRWDIFGLTLLTTLLLQILSNFANDYGDSKKGADNEGRIGPERAVQSGIISSSQMLKAVIITALLSLISGIALLYVAFGSFEQIFIEFLILGVLAILGAIGYTVGKKAYGYLGLGDFFVFLFFGLLGVFGSFYLHHQILYYPAILFGVMMGAISTAVLNLNNMRDRENDSLVGKKTLAVRLGFGVSKVYHYILFGIFWVPIVIMLSDDLKGNWLVLLMFTPVLAIHVLHLRKVAKIQLPAEFDPELKKVALSAFLFSLIFFMTVYFGL, encoded by the coding sequence ATGAGTAAAACTAAAGCTTGGATATCAGCCATGCGACTCAGAACCTTGCCTTTGAGTTTTAGTGTGATTATTGTGGGAAATGGACTTGCTTATTCATTGTATGGAAAAATGCTAAGTTCCATGTTTGGAACAAAATCCGGTTCGTTTAGATGGGACATTTTTGGATTGACATTGCTCACCACTCTCCTACTTCAAATCTTATCCAACTTTGCTAATGACTATGGCGATAGTAAAAAAGGAGCAGATAATGAAGGAAGAATTGGTCCTGAGCGTGCTGTACAGAGTGGAATAATTTCTTCCAGTCAAATGCTTAAAGCGGTAATTATCACAGCTCTGTTATCGCTAATTTCAGGAATTGCATTGCTTTATGTAGCCTTTGGTTCTTTTGAGCAAATATTTATTGAATTTTTAATCTTAGGTGTTCTGGCAATTTTGGGTGCAATTGGTTACACCGTTGGCAAAAAAGCATATGGTTATCTAGGATTAGGTGACTTTTTTGTTTTCTTATTCTTTGGTTTATTAGGTGTATTTGGCAGTTTTTATTTACATCATCAAATCCTTTACTATCCAGCCATTTTATTTGGTGTAATGATGGGAGCTATAAGTACTGCGGTTCTCAATCTTAACAATATGCGAGATCGTGAAAACGATTCATTAGTTGGTAAAAAAACATTGGCCGTTAGATTGGGATTTGGCGTTAGCAAAGTTTATCATTACATCTTATTTGGTATTTTTTGGGTACCAATAGTTATCATGTTGAGTGATGATTTAAAAGGAAACTGGCTTGTTTTATTGATGTTTACACCTGTGCTAGCCATTCATGTTTTACACTTGAGAAAAGTAGCAAAGATTCAACTTCCTGCTGAATTTGATCCTGAATTAAAGAAAGTAGCATTATCTGCTTTTTTATTTTCTCTCATATTCTTTATGACAGTTTATTTTGGTCTTTAA